The genomic interval TACCCCCAGACCGCATTGTCCCTACCGGCCTGGTTGGGGGGGGCGGGTAGtgggggcagtgctgggagaCGGGGGACACACACGGCTTAGTCCCCTCCCTCCAACAGCCCCTGCGTCCCCGCAGGCGCGGGCTGGCGTACCGCCTCTGGGCAGCCATCCTAGAGCATCGCCAGACCCTCACCCAGCGGGAAGGGGAGTgagcccccaccccagggctgggacCCGGCCCAGGGGCCCCAGGCacccaggggctggcaggacaGCGATGGAGGGGACAGCCCCacaccaggagcagcagctccagccccacaccagaGGGAGAACTCGGGGTACGGTGCCCACAGCAATAAACAGCTGCCAAATGTGCCCTCCGGTGCCACTTCATTGCTGCTGAAAGAGTAGGGGGCGTGCAGACCCCAGCCCCTCACAGTGATGCTCCAGGCTCAGCTCTGTTCCCCCGAGGGTCCCACAGTCTCGCTGGCCCCGGGGGGTCccttggggggctgggggctatGCCCGGGGGACCAAATTGGTCCTCAGGGGCAGCAACGCTTCCACCCACTGGCCgggctgctggagcaggcgCCCCCACACTCCCCGCTCCTCTGCCGTCGAGTCCATCCAGCCCACTGGCAGCCCGTAGCTGCTCCCTGCGGAGAGACCACCATcgtcacccccccccccagccaccctgctgctgccaccacccccCTGCAAGCTGCGGGgggggcaccctggggtgcccggggctgcccccaCCCCTTCACCTGTGCCCAGGCTGAGCCGGATGCCACCCAGCTGGCGCTTGGAAAAGGCTTCGTGGTGCCAGAGGGTGAACTCGGCGCACGCCTCGGCCAGGTCCTTGGCCTGGAAGCCGTCGTACACCATGGTGTGGTTAAAGAGGGGGTTGAGGCTCCGCTTCACCACCCGCGTCTTCTGCCGGCTTGCCTTGCTGTCATCCGGCAGCACATAGCTGGGGGTGACAGCAGGGTGaggggacacacacacccccagcccttCTGGGTGCCCCCCAGGGTGCCAACCCCCCCCTTACCACTGCACGAAAGCATCCACGGTGCCGCTCTGCAGAGGGATGAGGCTCTGAGCATCCTTCACCCAGATGTGCAGCTCACCCGTGGGTGGCAGCCCCCCACCTGTGGGTGGGAGGGGGTCAGGGGCACCCTGCCACGCTGGACCCCCCCCACCTGAGTGCCCGTGGGCACCTCTCACCTTCCGAGCCGGCAGGGATGAACTTCAATGCCAAATTGAGATTGCCCCGGCTGACGAGGCCGTCTGAGGAGATGGGCATCTGGGGAGGATGGGGGGGTTATAGGGGGCTATGGAtgggggggaggtgggcaggtgggggctgTGAGCTCACCCGGGGCTGGAGGCTGAACCACTCGGGGCGTGTGTTGGCCCAGTCCCAGGCGCCCAGTGCGATCTCCACCTCACCCAGGAAGAGGTTCCTGCCCAGGCTGTCGTGGTGCCACACGGAGAGGTTCAGGGTCCGGCCCTGCAGGTCCCTCTTCTCCAGCTTGTActggtggggaggggacacaggcagggtGAGGTTATCTGCCCCCACCCATCCATCCCGCCTTGAACCAAGGGGAgcccccaaacccaccccaaaGCAGAGTTAGAAACCTTGAGGGTCTCATTGAAGATAGGATCCAAGCTCCTCTTGCGCACCGTCGTCTTGCGCTTGCTGCGGTTGGACTTATCCGGCAGCAGGTACGTCTTGATGTACCTGGAGCCAAAGGATGAGGTGGGTGCAATGGGTACCACCGTGGGCATCACCCGGGCATCGCCGCTCGTGGCCGGGGCACTCACGGGTCCGACCGCTGCTTCTTGGCCTCGGCCAGCTCGCGGCACCCGCAGCACGTGGACCTGCAGCTCCTTCTTGGCCGGGTCGTAGCAGAGGGAGAACTGGACGCAGCCCCGCACGGCCACGCTGCCCAGCTCGCCCTCGCTGTACAGGCTCATCAGGCTGCCGCTCAGCTGcagggtggtgggacagggtCAGGGGGGCTGGAaaggtgccccccccccccccccccccccccaacagcccccagccccgtaCCGTGGAGGAGCTGAGGCTGGACACAGAGGAGCTGGTGGTGCTCAGCAGGCTGCTTGGGGGCACGTGGCCATTCTGCAGGGGCACATGGCCTGGGGATACCGGATCTGTCTGGGGGGTCCCTGGGCCCTGGAGATGCAAAGCAAAGAGGGGTCAGCAACACCCGCCCCAGACCCCATCCCCGGTGTGGGCTCCTGAGGGCTCCCAGCAAGTGCCTGGTGCTGGCTTGGCACGCCTCAGacggcccccccagccccctacAACacataccccccccccccatactCCATACCGGCCTATATAGccccctccagctccagctcccccAATCCCATACAGCTCTACATAGCCCCCTCCAGCCCACCCCAACACCATacagcctcctccagcccccccagTCCCATACAGCCCCCCCAGTCCCATACAGCCTTAAATAGCCCCATACAGCCCCCCCAGTCCCACCATCCCACCtgcccagcactggggctgaTGTGCGCAGAGTCAGGctcttcctcatcttcctccGTGCTGGATGTGCCGAAGGGGTTCCCACCTACCGTGTCGCCTGCAATGGTGTGGTGTGGGTGGGGGGTTCTGATGCAGTAGggacggggtgggggggtccccTCTTTTTTTGACAAGAGGAGTGAGCAGACAAGTGAGGGATGGGGGACTATGATGGGGtgctgggaggagggggctAGTAATCGGTGCTGGGCGGCTCCCGATGACAGCACTGACCCCCCCATCATGGTTACCTGGCTGGGCCGGGGTGTCCTGCTCCCTTGCCGGGACATcaccctgctgcaggggctgtgACACCAGGGTCCCCTCCAGAGCTGGGGCCGTGGGGCTGCCCTGCGAGGTGGCACATAGGGGAACGGGTGAAAAGGGGCACCCTGGGCACCCTCACCTGCTCCCCTCAGTCCAGCCCCCTgggtccctggggacagggtgggggACAGTCATCCCATGGGACATCGGTCCCCACACCACAAGGTTCAGGATCATGCTTTGTAAGACCAGGCACAAGGCTGGCCCCAACAGCAGCACCCTCCTGGGGAGCTACCGTAGCTCTGGGGCCGTGGCAGTCAGGGTGACCCAGGCTGCAGGGCGCTCCCCCACTGGCTGAGCCCATCACCCGGGCATCGGGTACCggctgcaggctctgccctgccgGCTCAACCCCAACACCAGGCACCGACCTGGGGCTCTGCAGCCGCCTGCGCCTCCTCGGTAGGGGGACTGCGAGAAGAGACAATAATTAGTTTCTCTCGACAAGGAATTAGGCTAACGAGCACtttctgccccccacccctgcagctATTTACGGAGCTGGGGGCCCGCAGGGCTGCAGAACCCCCTGGCTGGTGGTTGGGCAGACACCGGGACGGTGCAGCTCTGGCGGTGTCACCCCCTGCACCGTGGGCTCTGCTCTGACTCCCCCACCTGACTCCTGCTGGGCGCCCCAGGACCATGCCACCCCCAGTGGGGTACTGGTAAGAGATGCCACCTGTGGGATGGGATGGAAGCCCCCCACTCACCTCTCCTTCAGCTCTGCCACACCgtcctcatcctcatcctccctTTCCGTCAGCGGCTCGCTGATGGCCTCCAGCTCGCCCAGGCTGGGGCCACACTCCAGGTCCCCCACTCCTGGGGACATCGGGGACCTCAGCAGGCTGAGCCCTGGCCCCTGGTGTCCCCCGCCCCGTGTCCCTGTCCCTCACCTACCCCGGGGCCGCCTCCTGCGGCGGATGGAGGCGCGGACAAGGTCGGAGCCCAGGTGGTGCCGGTGGCGCTGGGCACGGGCATCGCAGAACCAGTCCCCGGTGAGGGTCCTCAGCCGCACCGGGTCCGACACCGACTTGCGGAGCTTGCTGGTGGTGGGAGGGCGGCGTTGgctcccccaccccagtgctGCCACCGACCCCTTTGCCACTGCTCCATCACCCTTCCCAAGTGGATGATGGAGCCACCACGACTGGtcctggggacaccagccacCATCTCCCACAGGGCTTGGGACCCCCAAGGCTGGTGTCACCCACCATGGGGCTTCACCCTGGCTGGGCTCAATGGGTGCCCCATTCCCAGGGGAAAGGAGatctcccagcctggctgctctgtcCCCAAGGGTCATGGACCCCAAGCTGGCTGCTTTTGGGGGGTTCATGCTGTCCCCAAGAGGGGACACCCCCACCTCACCTGATGCGCCCCTCCTCGCGGCGGCGGAGCTGCCAGTCACGGCGCAGCACCTCGGCGATGGCACACCTCTCCTCCTCCGTCAGGAAGCTCAGGTCCAGCAGTgcctcagcccccagctccAGTGCCATGGCGGGCCCAGGTGGGTGGCAAGAAGTGGGGGGCTGTGGCCGGGGTGGCTTAGGGTGCCGGGCATGCACCAGCGATGCCAGCATCTGGAGAGGGACCTTGGGGTCGCTTTGGGGTGGAAATCATCCTGACCCTCTGCAAAGAGACGGAGTGGAAGCTCAGCATGCACCCATACACACCTATTGCACCCCAAAACACCCCCAGGACCCCCAACGGGGACAAATCGAGGGGTGGGATGATGCCAAGGGCACCAAGGGAAGGGGCACAGGCAAGCCCGCGGGCAGGCTGGGGGAAGCACTGTCGCTCCTCCCGCTGCCGGCCCCATgccagggccagccctgcccgctgccGGGATCCTGCCCGCAGCCCGTGTTTACAAAGGGTGTTTGCTCAgggccagctcagcccctgcccgCTTTCCCCACGGCCTGCACGGCTGCCACGGCACCAAGGCAGGTGGCAAAAGGGGGCTCGGCTGCCCCCCTGACGGGCTAAGACCAAACCAGGCTGAGACCATcctcagctcatcacagctcccAGGGTGGGGGGTGCAGCGGGGGTTCTTGCCCCACTGCCCGGCGTTGCCTCACTGCTGCCCTTCCTGGCCCTGGCACGGAGGAAGCTCTGTCCGGCCTGAGATGCCAAGGGCAGGAAATTGCAGCAGCGGTGGGGCAGGATCGGtgctgcctcccccagccccccaccgaccccggtgccccccccccgggaTGTGAGCACCGGCACTGCCGCatcctggcacagctgtggggcTCCCACCTCCACCGTGGGGCTCGGACACCAGTGGTCCTGTCCCCAGTCCCGAATGTGACCCTGTCCCTGCCCCCGGgtgcccctgtccccagccctggggggtgTCTGGTCTCAGGCATCCCCCAGAGCTGAGGATCCCAGCACAGGATCTGAGCACACCAGGGACGTTGGGTGGGCTGGATGCCAACCCCACCACAGACCCCGCTGTGAGCAAGCACTGGGGACCCCCCACATCACACACCAGGGACCCCCCACACTACCTGGaacacccccagcaccccactcCCCATGCTTAACATGGGGAGCCTGTGacacccaccagcacccagccaggctgcaccagggctggctgggggtcTTGGGGGGCACTTACCAGCTGTCACCGGAGCTGGGACGATGCTGCCACTGCCTCCTCGCCGCAGCCTGCTCGTATCCTGTTTACTGGTGGCACACGGGggtgtccccccaccccggaACAGAGCCAGCACCCACAAAGGTCACCCAGGTCTGGCCCGGGTGCTGCCGTGGTCCCCCAgcccccgcggggacccccACAGGTGGGCACAGCAGGGCAGTAAACAAGCACCCACGCCGCTGTGCAGAGGGGTGCTGGGCACCCGGCCCCCCCACCCTGTATGGGAGACCAGTCAAACCAGTTAAACCTCCCCAGTAAGCCGCAGCTAGGGAGGGTGCACGTCCCCCGTTTTTGTTTGCAAGCAGCCCACCGCGACGGAGGGGGGTGATGCATGGTTTGAAACacatccccctcctcccccctgccccccaaatGCACCCAGGctcgccccccacccccaggcccCTGGGGACCGGCAGACCCCAGCTGCTTCCACCGCAGCCCAGGGTTGCgccccccccagtgccccccagctccctcccagcaccaGGGGCCATCACCGTGGCTTCAgaccccatcctgccccactGTCCCAGCCAGGCCTCTGGCACAGCATGGGGACAATAGGAGCCACCACAGAAATTTGTGTCCCTGAGCCCCCATCCCGCCCCTCCTCAGTGGGGAGCAGAGTgggaggggggctgcagcccccccaaaGCAGGGCGAGAAGCCAGACCCCCACCCCGCTCACCCCGGAGTGCTGGTGCCCCCCCACCGTCGGGCAAGCAGTGGGGTCAGCCCCTCAGCCCCACGGCCACCCTTACCTGCCCAGGACTGCACGTGGGGGTCACAGTGGCTCGTGTCCCAGCACCCCACGGGGACCCTGGGGAAGGTGGGTGGCCCCCAGTCCCCACCCTCggcagggtgctggtggcctGGAGCTGAGTCAACCGCAGCCGAGCAAGCACCTCCTCGCCCCGGCAGCACGAAAGCAGGGACTggagccagcagcacctgccGGACGGGACTGAACTGGGCTGAACTGGGCTGAACTGGGAGGCGTCAAGCAGTCTGAGAAGGGGTGGTGCAGAGGGGAAGCACCCCAAGGTAGGGGGACCCCCTCCAAGGCTGGTGGAGTCTCAGAGCACGGGAATGGGGTGGGAGACCCCCAGCCTCACCCAGGGGTTCCTTGGGGGGCACGTGGGGCAGGATGTGGCCGCGGGGTGCCTTATGCGGAGCAGCTCTGGGGGAGCTCCTGGGCTGCACTGGGGGGAACTGGTCTTTGCTGGGCGTGGGGGCAGCAGTAaaaccctgcagcccccacctcCTACCCCCATCCAAAAGTCCCGTGTGGGGCAGCACAGGGTCCTGGGGCTTTGCAGCACCCCCATCCCACAGGGTGTCACCAGCCCCATGGCTCCCATCCCGggggacagccccagcccccccagcctcacCGCAcggccacccccagccccacattCCCTAGCCCTtggccacccccagccccgcagctcCCATCCTGTCCAGCACAATCCCATCTTATTCCAAAGGGCCGGGGCTCCCAACCACCCAGGACAAACCTGGGTGCTCAGCACCGTGCCGGATCAGGCCAGCAACGCCTGGCAGTGGTAAaacccagcacccagggcaggagcaTCCTTCCCCGGCACAGCAGGGgcttgtgcctcagtttccctcgATCACAAGGGGAaggtggctggctgggggggggggggggggggggggctgtcagGCTCCCCACCAGGCTCCTGCCATCACCCCGCCAGCTTTACAGCGAGACGGCAGCGCAGCTGGGGGAGGAATTGCAGCAGggtgcagcagcctggcagcacacGCTGAGCACAGGACCACAAGAAAAGGGGATTATTTTTAGTGTGGTTTCTAAGGAAATGAGACTTTAGCAACGGCTCTGTCTGTCTGTCGGCCACCCGCCCCTTCCTCCCCTCGCAGGGTGCTCGCTGCTTGGCTCTGGTGGGGAGAGGGCCCCAGATGCTCTGTGGGTGCTCTGGAGATGCAATGAGTGCGGCCAGGTCTCTGCAGGGGTGAGGGGTGGTGGCTCAGGGACTGGCGTGTCCCCACAGGGGTGCTTATGGGCTCATGGCTCAGCTCCGGGTCACCCCAGGTGGGCACCAAGTCCTTTCTGTGCATCCTGGACCCTTTGTACCAGCACCAGAATGTTTATCGGCTGGGACAGGAAAGGACGTGGCAGGATCCGTCCCCTGCTCGTGGATCTCTggtgatggatggatgggttGTACCTGACCCCCCAGCGATGGGCTTGCAGTGCCCCTCCTTGGGCCACGGGCAGGCAGCTCAGGGCACACCCTGCCAGAGCCCAACCGGGGGCTGGAGGTGTGGGGGAGCAGTGGGTCACATCCTGCGGGGTGCGTCCCCACACCATCCCTGGTGACCCAGAGGTGCAGTGAGGGAGCGCCCACAGAGCAGagcctccctctgccccaggtgGCCGGAGGAGGCTTCATCAGCCCAGTGACACCCTGGCCACCAGCACAAGGCACTGGGCCAGCCCTTGGGGACAGATTTCCTTGCAGAGACCCCGGGGTGAGCCCGGCAGCCGCAATGGCCCGCAGCCCAGCTCCACCGCCTCCCGGAGCAGCACCCATGGGAGCaaacccccctgcccctgggtgctgggtgctggcagcaccctGGCGGGTGCGCAGAACTGGTTCTGCCTCATTTCTGCGCTGGGTGTTTGGGCACCGCCAGGGCCAGCCCCAACCAGCGCTGGCAgcggggagggagcaggggcaAGGAGCAAGTCCCATCCCACTCCCCAGCTCTGTTCCCACATCACCCCCAGACTTGTTCTTCGGGTCCAGCCAGGCTCTCCtggggggaaactgaggcagggagcacGTGCTGGGGCAGCATCTCGCCCACCAGTGGGCTTGCgggtggggagtggggcagCACCCACAGCGGCACCGCCCTGGCTGTGTGAGCAGTGGGACCACCGGGCGAGCACACCCAGGGTGgtccatggggctgggggcatcAAGGGAAACCGGGGATTTTAAGGCTCCTGTGGGAGCTGAGCTCCACGGCCACCAGCTGCCACCTCAGAGGGATGGGGGCCCTGGGGTGGCCCCTAGCCCACATCCCCCCAgccagggggtgctgggggcagaaGGCCAGGCCAGGTGGGGGTGCCTCTCCCAGGGACTctggaggggagggcagggcttCCTCCTGACACCTGGAGCCAACAcaggtggcagaggcaggagatgCCGAATCCCCCCCCCCAGGCACCCCTGTCGCAGCACTATCCAAACTCACcggctgcagcaaggcttttaccatcccatccCAGTTAGCTTCCATAAGCAGTTCCCACACCTTGTCCCGGCACAGCCACCggtcccccacaaggtttcacaAGCTCATCTACTGTCCgggctgtttctccatcctctccacgccagcccaccctgcttcttgcctctgctgcgCCCAGAttctcccttctccaggctcctcttccagccggcctctcctcacccaggcccctttcttctcccagggcctctccaTGTCCCCCCTGCACCTGGggcactctctctcctccctccacttcttccaggtctctctccacccagtgctcctcttccatcccctcagagctatttaactacttagcaggaaccagccacagctgcacctcatccacaccagccccccccccccccccccccagccagcccaccgCTGTACGTTATCAATGGTCATTAACCTGCCctcattcctctataattcctctgCGCACACCCCCAgagcctcccccagccccaaatccccctttctctttctgccctTGCTTTTACACCGCCATGTCCCCCCCAGTGAGGGGTCTTCTGgcaccagccccttcccagggaCTCAGCTCCCAGTGCCCTCTGCCCTCCCAGTGCCTTGGACGTGCCACTCCAGTGCTCCCAGGCACACGGGGACGGAGCCCAGctcctctttttaatttttaatcccTGCAGTAGAGCAGGGACCTTGTGGCATTTCCACCTTGGCCTCTGGCTGGGAACGATGTACGAGGCCTGTCTGGGAAGATGTGGGCATCAAGAGCCCCCAGAGCTGGGTCTTGcacccccttcccctcccctgcctgggAAACACGGGACGATGGGGTGGCTGAGGATGAGGAgggtcctgcagccctgggggcaccacagcccagaggcagcagggctgcaggcagcccagccacAGGCGCTGGCGTTTTCAAAAGCTCCCACCCGTGCAAATGCTCAAGCGCAGTGTGATATTGCCCCCCAGGGAGCCCTTTGATCCCCCCACTCCTAAGGGGATGAGAAATGGGGCCCCTTCCCCTCtggccagctgcagcaaagcgACCTCACTTCAAAGGTGGCTCCACGCCAGCCTCCAGCGGTGGCACAGCCAGCAATGGGGCATCTGCTCCCCCCCACCCTGGGGAGGTTGgagaccccccagccccactccccaCGCTGAAGAAGCCCCCACActgtggctgctggggtggATCGGTCACACTCAGCCTT from Falco biarmicus isolate bFalBia1 chromosome 3, bFalBia1.pri, whole genome shotgun sequence carries:
- the SYTL1 gene encoding LOW QUALITY PROTEIN: synaptotagmin-like protein 1 (The sequence of the model RefSeq protein was modified relative to this genomic sequence to represent the inferred CDS: deleted 1 base in 1 codon), whose amino-acid sequence is MLASLVHARHPKPPRPQPPTSCHPPGPAMALELGAEALLDLSFLTEEERCAIAEVLRRDWQLRRREEGRISKLRKSVSDPVRLRTLTGDWFCDARAQRHRHHLGSDLVRASIRRRRRPRGVGDLECGPSLGELEAISEPLTEREDEDEDGVAELKESPPTEEAQAAAEPQGSPTAPALEGTLVSQPLQQGDVPAREQDTPAQPGDTVGGNPFGTSSTEEDEEEPDSAHISPSAGQGPGTPQTDPVSPGHVPLQNGHVPPSSLLSTTSSSVSSLSSSTLSGSLMSLYSEGELGSVAVRGCVQFSLCYDPAKKELQVHVLRCRELAEAKKQRSDPYIKTYLLPDKSNRSKRKTTVRKRSLDPIFNETLKYKLEKRDLQGRTLNLSVWHHDSLGRNLFLGEVEIALGAWDWANTRPEWFSLQPRMPISSDGLVSRGNLNLALKFIPAGSEGGGLPPTGELHIWVKDAQSLIPLQSGTVDAFVQCYVLPDDSKASRQKTRVVKRSLNPLFNHTMVYDGFQAKDLAEACAEFTLWHHEAFSKRQLGGIRLSLGTGSSYGLPVGWMDSTAEERGVWGRLLQQPGQWVEALLPLRTNLVPRA